The Sabethes cyaneus chromosome 3, idSabCyanKW18_F2, whole genome shotgun sequence DNA window aaAATGGCCGAAGCTGTATAGCTGGAGTCTAATCAAACTTTTGTTTGTTACCCATATATGCAATTAAAGTAAAAAATCATAAGGATTAAACTTAAATACAAAATGTATTTAATAAAAGAATATATACAGGATATGTTATACTTTATGGATAAACGTGCTAATAGTCACATGACGGTTATGGAATCGACCTATTTGCATTCTCCAGCGAGGACAACTTAAAACTTATGATACAGTTTTGGATTTCCTGCTGCAGCAGGACGGCTTGTCGCTCCGGAAGCTGACGAAGCTCGGCTGCGATGAACTTTCCAAACTGGTCGTACGGTTTCTCCTCGGTTGCGTTTTGTGCTATTTTATTTAGTTGCAGAATCGCTTCCGACAGTTCGGTTGGTGATTTTTCATATGCCACTCGCTTTTTAGCTCGCTCGCGTTCCATCGGCGTCGCTGGTAGTCGTGTTTTCAAAAGCATCTTGCTTTTGAAACGTCTTTCTTCGCAATTGTTGCTGTCGGCCGTGACATGTTTTTGGCCGGTTTCGCTAAACTCATCTGGCTCCTGGATATAATACGAAAATGATCTTCATTTAAGATTCCTCTCGATATTTAACTAAACAAATTGCACTCACCGCTTTCGGATTGCTGCTTTTTGTGGACACAGCATCTTCCAAATAATATGCCCCGTTGAACCAGGCAAGCTTTGGCGTATAAACTTCATCAGAAGCACATCCACTTTGCACACTTTTCTCTATCTTGTGCAGTTCCTGCCTGTAAACGTCtttgattgatttgattttaGCCTTCAGTTGTTTCATATCCATTTTCCCAATCAACTGCTTATCATCCAGTTCACAATAGAGGCACTCAAAAATTTCATCCTTGTGTCTGGTCTTACGATAATCTTTGTCATTTACGTTCCACAGTGCTGGATATTTCTGATAGACAGTCAGAAAATCCATAATATTGTGGATATTCCACTTCATTTTGTAACGCAGCAGGATCACTAGCTGACTGACCAAAGTTTACACGCTAACTAGCCAAGCTAGCTATACTGAAAACTGGACATGACACTGGGCGAGTTTACAATCAACTCGCTAGTTGGCAGCTTGCTGATCGCCCTCTGTCATCGACGCTTAATTGCCCCCATAAAAGATTCGACCGAATCGGGACGAGTTTCTCGACCACATGACCCACATGATAGGGCCTATagtaaagcaaaacaaagccttgGGAATAAACGTTGTGGTGATTTTGCGAATAGAttggacccttctttatcgacagacttccctGCTTGTTATAACTtattatagtacaggacaattacgggctaGAGCACCGCAGAGAAAATCGATCTACAAAGCTAACTGAAAGCCAAAGCCAAGCCTGGgtactaattccgttatcgaaatttgaccttctgttttttatacgacaaacttcgcaaccagctgttagaatacagaagCGAATACGTTAGAAtacgaagctaactgggtgaaGTCAAAATAAACGTCGTGTATAAAAACGTAACCATTGGAAAATACTGATACCGAGATGTTCATGCGACGTCACGCATCATAAAGAACAGGGATCCCTTGGTAATCTCTTTGTCCGAATTGGGTGCTTTTAAACAAGATTCCTATGTGCTTCTTTCTCCTCTGGTTTCTTCCGCCGCTTAAAACACTGTCGGGATTGCCCAGTGTCCACCAAATCCTTCTTGGTCTGGATGCCGATTCCGATGCTGTAGCAAACTATTCCGATGGAAATTAAGAAATATCTAGAATAATCTGAAAAAGAATTGCATGATGGAGACGACCACTTTTTCAAGTGGGCGACAGGGCAGCGGTATGTAACTCTTTCGTTGGCAATAATTGTCATTACCGGAACGTTCGAGAATAGTAAACTTGTTCATTCAGAAATTATGTTCCAGCTTACCAGACTCGGTAATTATCATCGTTACTGTGTCTCCGATAGTTATACTAGATCTTTCTTTGCATTTTCTGTTCATCTTGTCTCCAGTGCGGATCTGTTCGCGATGACGGCAAGAGATCTTTACCTGGGCTTGCTATTAGAAGTTAAAGAGGTGTTTTTCCAGTAACTTAGTGGGGAGTGGTATTGTACATATACACGTATTCCGCAAGACGCTTTCTACAATCGGATTTAGTCACTTTGAAGAGGCTCAGTTACTTTGAAAGcagttatagtttttatttccaCTACTTGAAGAAACCGAATATCATAGTCGATTACAAGGAACGTCCCGCAATTCTTAGCTGTCAGAAAATCGATGGCAATTTCCTGCCAAGTCCGACCGGGCATTTCTTTACTATAATCATCGGTTTCGGCGGGTATAGACTACTCACAGCAGTTTGGCCGACACATTGTTTGGCCATACTACAGACGTCGTGATCCATGCCCGGCCACCACACGTACTGACGAAGAATTCTATACGCATAACAACGTTCACAGGATGTCCTCGATGAGTAATTTCCAGCGCACTCCGTCTCAGTTTTAAAGTTTTGGTAAGCGAAACAATTCTTTTGGTCAATTTTGTGCATTCAAAGCCTGAATTACAATTCAATATCGCGTCCTGAGCCGTTTCTTCCCAAAGCTCTTCAAGGGTAAGCCAAAGGAGATTCGCACCAATTTCGTAGAGGAAGTGTTGCATACTTTCCTCGAATGGTGAATCTTGATCTTTGCACAATCGGGACACCACCTGTCCGCCTGTTACTCCAGCAGTTAGACCACCGGAAACCCTGTTGTCGGCATCTAATGCGCGGCTCCGATGGCGCCGGTCTCTCCAGCCCCTTTAGAGCTCCCGACTCCAGGCCCAGTACAACGTTTTGGAATAGGAAAAGTTAGTTGCTTAAATGCACCGGGAGGCACTATTTCTCTGCGGTTCCAGTTCTTCAACAAACGGCTCACCGATCCTTGAAGTTCTGTCAACTGAATAATGTCGGCCCGACGCTTTTGCCAGTCTTTGTCAATCGCTAACTTCAACATACACCGAGATGCACTGCACTGTTGTTGCATTCCAACCAGCGACCAGCAGCCGTGCCGGTCCTGCGTGCGTTCGAAGTTACTGATTCTTTCTTCACTAGTGATCCGTACTCAGTTTCCAGTCCTTCGTCTTGTAACCAGAAATTGTTCAACCGCCCAGAACTCTCGAACGTGGTGGCATGAATGCGAGCATTCTCGACTATCTGCTCGCATGCATCGACAGTCCGTACGAGATAATCGTATTGACCGAAACCTGGCTTAACAATCATACGTGCTCTCGGCAGATATTTGGGCCTAATTATGAGGTGTTTCGCTACGACCGCAGTACACACAATAGGCGCAAAAGAATAGGAGGTAACCATCGATAGCAGTCCATCCATCTACAATTGGCTGCCCGTCGAGCAATTGTGGGTGACGGTGAAGCTTTCATTTCAGAGGCTGTTCTTGCCTGCATTTTTCCCGCAATCTTCATTACTCAAATGAACTCGGCTAACGCAATAGCTTCGATGGTGTCTGCAGTGGACGAGATAATCGTTATTGGTGATTTCAACCTGCCTGGGATGAAATGAAGTGGCGCCGAGGCAATGGTTTCGTGTAGGCTGACTCTAGCTCATCATCATCTTTCTCTCAAATCACTAACGAGTTGCTCGACCGCTACAGCTACAGCCAATCTTCTAACTCTGACGTCCGACGTGACAAAAAGTTTTGACCGTTTGGTCACAGACGGACGATTTGAACCATCAAATCGCCATCGCCAAACTGGATAAGCTCGAAATCGAAGACCCGTTGTTACTTTTAATTCATACCTCTCCGATAGCCCCCTAGAAGTAAGCATGTACGGTTTTACCTCCAGATCTTTCACTGCTTACTCTagagttccacaaggtagccagcTTGAACCTTCGATGTCCGCGACTGTATATTGCATGCCGACGATCTGACGCTCTATGCCAAAGTTGATTGTCCGTCCAATGCTGCGTTTCTGCAAGAGCAGCTATTGGTTTTTGCAAAAAGGTCCACAGATAACCGCATTCTGCTAAACTCCGgcaaatgtgaaataattactTTCTCCATGAAATTTAACCCACTCGTTTTCGACTATATGCTATCAGACGTGCCTTTACGTCGCGAAAACTGTGTCAAGGGCTTGGCAAAACTGCTTGACCGGAAGCGTGATTTCGAACAGTACATCGCATTTattgtcgacaaggcctgcgcaggaATCATGCGGATCGCCAAGAATTTCCACTCAATCTACTATCTCAAAGCTCTCTACTGCGCTCTTGTCCGGTCCATCATCATGTTATTGTCCATCACTTTTCAGAATTCTGTGTCTGAGGCACTGTCGAAAAATCGAAGCGTGCCACGCCTGCTTTTGAACTTACCATTTGGCGAATGAGTGCAAATCTGTGCATTTTtatttctatcttactttttaACAAATTCCTATCCTCACTTCACTCGCATTGTTAACTTTAAAGGAGGCAACTCCGTAACTCTGAGCAAAGCGATAATCGAAAGTGCCCTGATCTGCAACAGCGATCGTGGAAGCAATCATCTTTGAGTCAAACGAGCAGCGATATTTATAcctaatgttctacaaaataatGATGCTTGAAccccagccagccaaccaacgAAACGCAAATAGTGTTCAATACCAAATAAAGCCTTAAAATTAGTCATCTGTAATGAAATAACCGGCTCTATTCATAGGCAATGGGCAATGAAATCATGGATAAGAAAAATTATCCCACCGAAAACAACATACATTTACCCAACTGTGCAATTTAATTGACCCTTAAAACAATTAACTTCTACTTAGGTACATTTAAAGAAGCTACTTAAtagataaaataaaagaaattatATACCgaaattgtatatattataatattatatatttcaaattatatatttttgaaCTTATCAGTAACACTATTTTTTAATCTTTTAGGAACACTAATTTTGGTTTATACTGAAAGTATGATATAAACTTTCGATGTCTATCTACAGTGATTGGAATGAAGGTGCTTCGTCTTTTTGTTCCCTtatagaaaattaaatttaaaatattaccGTCTTGTTTCGCGTAACTTTACATCTGAACATACCGTTTCTCGCCAGAACCATTGGCGCAAAACATGCTTCAAAGACTGCCGAACGATCCGCCTGCCGAGCCGTTGCTCCAACGAGACTGTTTTTACCTGTGATGTAAAGCGGGTGCGGGTCTTGGGCGTATCTCTCCCTCTAGAAATGGCGCCTCTTGTGACGCACGAATTGATTAACGCAGTCGAAGTTTCCGTTACATTTGCTGCACGTGAACGATTGTTCAGCAGCGTGTACATACAGGTGGCGTTCGACTAGCAAGAGTGACGAGAAAGATTTTGGACAAACGTCGCACTTCAATGGTCGCAATGTTCCCACAGTGAAGTGAGCGCGCGAGTGCGCTTTGAGCTCAGCCATCATGGCAAACGTCTTGCCACACAAATCACATTTATGCTTTCGTTGGTTCATCGCATGGACTCGTTTATGAAGAGTTAAATAATGCTTTCCGCCGAATACTTTGCCGCATACGTCACATAGGAAATATAGTTCGAGGTTCTTCTTCACATGTTCAGCTCGCTCGTGCTTCCAACGTTCAGACCGCATTGTTTCTTTTTGTGGCGATAATTGTATGTCCGATTGTGATACTTCACAGCTGAAAAAATCGCATTCGCAAACCAAGAAATGAAGTATTTCCACAAATCATAAACATAAGCAAAATACGTACCATTGCTGGGGTCTGTATTCTGTTACCTTATCCAATGGTGTTTGATCAGGTAGCAATGACATGCCAATATcttgcaaaattgtaattgaacCCATTTTTTAGTTCGTAAAAGTTTTAACTTATTTCACCGGTTAATTTTGCGCGATTATCCTTGGTTTTATCCTTTTTTACACAATATGCAAACACTTGATTGTTTTTCTATTTCGTAAAGCCTTAGAAAAGGTTCTAATGCTTATGCCTAACAGAGGTAAGTGTGCACTTATATCTCTATATAACTTTATTTATTGTTCCAAGATGAACCGCTCGGAATAAAAGTTAACGCTTTTCTATTCGGATCACGGATTGGGCAGGTAGGATTAAGATATTGTATTCGGTTTTGGATTCGGAAAAACGTTTTGCGGAACAAAACAATGAACACGGAATGTTATCGATATATATCAATTCAATGATGGCTGGAGGCTGCCGATATCGATTAATATAACATCGCAGAACTATTTATGTTAACCAAGGGGTCTGTTGTCAGCATTACAAGCGCATAGTAAGTGGTAATTATATAAAAGGATTGTATACTATTCccccgaaaaccattccccagaatccCATTCCACAGAAAgcaccatttcccagaaaatcATTCCCCCGAATGTACCATTTTCCGGAATATACCATTCCCCAGAACGAACCATTTCCTAGAAAACCAGTCCCCAGAAAGAAAGTTGGAAATAAAAAGGGCTGGCTTACAACTAGaagcaaaattagaaaaagaagaatatgtTTCCCCGTGTCCCCAATACCCTGAATTCTACATACCCGAATGTAACACCAGCGGATTGAAGTTTCTATAACAGCAGTTTTGCCGATTAAAAATTTCGAACTGTAAATTAATTATAGCGAGGGGTATGGCTAAAGGATTGTAACTAGAGTTCAGTaagcctaggaaaacgaattttAGACGAGGTGTTTAAGTGTCGTTCTCGTCAATAacacctactagtcagtaagcctaggaaaacgcccgcacctaaatagaggtgatttctgcgggggggctgcccccccgcagtggccggcgcttccgacggcgggtcgtcggcgaacactcgcggcctgcgttttcctaggtttactgactagtaggggttatcctttagttaagtccgaatgagcggcagcgagtaaggacagcatatacccaacaatTGACTAGGGCGAATTGGTAGAATTATTGGTGGGGATGGTCACAAAGATCCTTGTACTGCACGGAAATTCACTAACGAAAGTAATTGCGGTGAATCAACCATGTAACAGTTAACCGCAAACAAAGCCCATTGAATTTTGCTTCGACGTTCTAATTATCTAGATCAAGCAAAAGCAGTAGCGATCGGGATAATTTTCCAGGTTGTGCCAAGGCAAACTACGCAAGGCCAATTGTTTGAGCCTCTTGCGCACTCGTTCATTTTGAAGCTTCCAATAAAGTTTATGCGGAGTCCAAATTAGGCGCGTGTTGGCGTTTTCAAAAAGAGGGTAAACTAAGGTACAATACAATGCTTTTAGGTTGTGCAGGTCCTGGAAATCATCAATTCAGTTTTCGCAATAAATTCCAGCTGTTTGTTCTTTATACTCAATCATAGTAACTGATCACCTGTGGATTCTAACTGTTTGATTAACAACACTGTGTGacaactgtttttgtttttaggCAGAAAACACCTCTTCTTATTCCTttgcctaggtttactgaccgtTAGTTACAAACCTTTAGTCCTCGTAATGATTCACAACTGAAACGATGAGATCCTCCAAACCGCTAGAATTACAGTCGAGCTAGTGTTATTAGAGCTACTGATATTCGGCCCAGTAACGTTCGCCCGAATGATCTATCATAACCTTCTAAGTGGCTCATTCTGGGACAAAATTTTCTAGGGAATGGTAGGTTCTGGGAAGTggctttctggggaatggtattTTCGGGATAAtgactttctggggaatggttttctggggaatggtatattctgggaaatagttttctggggaatgggtcattctggggtttggaatTCTGGGGAATAGATTTCGGGGGAATGGTATACAATCATACTCAGAGTATTTTTTATGAGTATGAGTATCAGTCGAACTTTTCGGCCCACCTCTGTCACTGTTAAAGATCGACGAGCATCACAAACCATTTGTTCTACGACTCGACGCACAGTTCACGGCGCAGAATTATAGCAATAACGCCGAGATAGGTGGCGTTGCCCTCGAACTTCAGAAGATGCGATTTCAGCTTGTTAAGCAATAAAATTTCgacaatgaagtaatttgcggtttcgtcacttacgagaatgacattagctacggatcgtttatgtaggagtgaaaggggagcaaagagtggaggagaggatcggggagtttggaatttcatgttcttgatattattcctactgcaaacagcttcagcgaggtccacagctaatgtcaaaaaatctttatatgtgtgcgtggtggaatactttaTCGACTGGACGCAACAATTGAGTTGTTCTTCTGTAGATGAGACCGTAAATGCCTTCTACGACGCGTTGTATGACGTATTCGATGGGGTTGTACCACACCGCAGAATTAGTACGTCCTCCGTGAGCCGGAAGCCTTGGTGAACTTCACAGCTCCGAAATTTACGCAATAAAGTCTGCTAGttctggaattccacaaggtagccatctcggacctttgGTTTTTCTCATCTACTTCAACAATgtcaacttcctgcttaaatgcccgcgactctcttttgccgacgatctgaagcAGTATGCTCAAGTCGATAGTTCGTCCGACGCCGCGTTCCTGCAAGAGCAGCTGctgatttttgcaaaatggtgcacagacaaccgcatgctgctaaattccgacaaatgtgaaataattacattctcaAGGAAACTTCtcaagaacttcaacgacatctactgcctcaaagctctctactgtgctcttgtccggtccaaccttgagtactgtgctcctgtgtggagtccgtactaccaaaatggagttgaccgaatcgagtcagtgcagcgccgattcatacgtttcgcacttcgaagattgccctggaacgacccctttcagctgccctgctatgaataacgctgcagactcatcgatcttgacccgttgaacactcgtcgcgacgtgatcagagcaatggcagtcgccgacatgctgacctcgagagtggattgcccatgtctactcgcgaacctcaacatatacgcccaaagtcgtgttctacgtaacggtccatttctgcgtgtatcggcgaaccaactatagcacatttagcacaatcatcggtctgcaacgccatttcaatcgatttacacatagcttcgacttaaacgtcagccgcgaggtactgaaaactcgtttcctggcactagcacgtagattctagtttaagtgtatcagtaaggccagtaggcctgttgatatttttatacaaataaacaaataaactacTGAAAGCCCGAAACCGATTCTTTAGCACCAGATCTGTAGAAAACAGTAATCGTCTACGAATCATCGAAAGTCTACTCTCGATGATCTACTTACAGTGTCAAATGCAGCGTACGTGGACAGGGTGCAATCGAACCTGAAATCGAATCCGTCGTCATTTTGGACTTTCATAAGAACCAACAGGTCGTCAAAGCACACACCGAGTAACGTGGAGTACAAAGGACGTGTTTCCAGTTCAGCCAAACAAACTGCCAACCTGTTTGCTAACTTCGTTAAAAGCGTGTTCCGCACCAGTTTGCCCGCAACCAAGCCGGAAAGATTTCGTTTGATACCATCATACTCGAATAGGGATGTTGTAACGGATGCATTAGGCATTTCGATAGATACAATTATAGAATTGGGCATTTCAATAGAGATTAATTTGCTGGCATGAGAACAAAGACGCCAAGGAGCATCTTTTTAAGTTGCCACTACCCAGATTACACAAactcgtaatagaaagttcacattaaatcgttttcatgtcaaattcacattggaattgtataatgattagagtatgtcaaatcgaagtgaacaataaattgttttgcaatCGTGCGTGCCtgcataactttttcgttcagatatgatttcgtatatctcagttgcaatcgagatatacaaaccaaatggtttactgggcaggAGCGTCATTTAGAACCATAAAATTATAAAGTAGGACGAAATTTTCATTAAACAGATCagacaaaaaaattgaattaccCAAGAAATTCTTTCTATCTAGACATTAACAAAGATCATTTTATGAATCATACAGGCCAGGCAGAATAAAAGTTTTAACCGAACGTTCACATAAAATTAGAACAAAAGGCAAAATAGACAATCACTAATGAACCAGTCTGCACCGGCGCAGGTAGCGCGTGTCATAACTTGAAACGGTTGACGAATAAGAATAGGATCTAATGCAATAATCAGCCTGCATAGGAAGTTAGAGTCTAGGGCGTAAACAAAAGTGAAATGAAACATAATTTAGGTAACCATTCTTAGTAGATATAGCTTTCACAGACGAGTTTTATTACAAAGGAGCAGGTAAAGAGAattggggtatgaaatggggaaggcaactaggaagaagcgcccaacatagccatcccaagcccctacctagcgcctccacgtggccatacctggaaatacttcaatttgtataattgagtagccaagctaggaggtgcggggtcgtgtggttttcagttcctaaccttacaaatgtagttttaggcaaccattaaaccacacgactttaatttcaagtattatatgatttatactaattttttggtaaactaatctattttcagagagcgaaataaggcgctatatccttggccaattgcagcctggcttctggtctaaatgccattagttcatccctgagggtccggagtatcacttaacccttattagcaaagatactcccaacgactgtaaataaatcatctatgtatatgggaagcgtttggtacgggaggtccacgctttcttccttcccttgatttcaaggagtttgatggaattaggtattttttctagttccacttgattccttggaattctctctgcggtacatgctgcgcagttggcctggtcgttgacaagaaaaatgattgattcaagtaatcgtcattttccaggatgccttccagaattggctgcgttagtgtgagattagagaTTATATTAGAAAGGAGCAGGTAAAGAGAATTGATAAGACTAATCCTAAGCAAACCTATAATAATTTAGTCCTTCACTTAGCTTGGGAAATATCTGTCTGCCGCCTTTGTTGTAATAGGCGTGGTTACTGCGACCCTTTGAAAGTTTCAATCACGGCTACCCGATCGTCTCGGGCATTAGAAAATCAGTAAATGTTGTTTTCTCTTTCACCCTTTCTGGCAAGTCCAAGTTTATGATTCTTCTAGGAAATTCAGGTTAGGTATATAAaccccagttttgcttaaataAATTGAGTCTTAATCGTAAACTCACGACCAGCGTTTCACTAGTTTCTCTCTCACCAATTACCTACCTATAGCTTGTGCTGATAATCCGAAAGATTAGTCCGTCGTTAAAGATACTTCTAATTAGGTCTCTACGAAACAGCGCTAAAGAACCATTAGCGGTTAATTTCCTTAACGACGCTCTAATCCTTAATCAATCAGCCAGCCATTTCTCAACAGATGTACTTGAAGTGCTGAACGATTTAGATGTAACAAAAGGTCCTGGTGGAGTGGATGGATTGACTCCATTTATTATCAAGAACTGTGCGCAAGAACTGGCTGCCCCGATATATCTGGTTTTCAATCGTTCCCTTGCTGACCGTACGTTCCCGTCCATTTGGAAGACTGCTAAAATGGTCTCAATTCACAAATCAGGAAACATTCAACTCGTTGATGACTATCGTGGAATATCGATACTTTGTTGCTTTGCTAAAGTCTTCGAAACAGTCGTCCATCGTTTACAGAGCAATGCTGCAAAACCTTTGATCAGCGAGCTTCAGCTCATTTACCCACACGTTGTTCCCTGCAGTTGAATCCCGTCGCTAAGTAGATTCAATTTACGTAGATTTTTCGAAGGCTTTCGACCTTGTTCCGCACACATTTGTAATCGACAAACTTGCCCATCTTGGTTTCCCGGGTTGGATAGTTGAGTGGCTGgaatcatacctcaccggacgaAAAGCTTTTGTACAAATTGACCATGAAACCTCCGgatatcatccgcaaaatcagtctttgctgacgacctcaaaATCTTTGGGCAGCATTGGCACCTTATCACGTGTCGCACCCCCTCAAATTAGAACGAGTCCAAAAACATTTTATGCGGGCCCTTCGTCAACTCTCCTGGACTAACCCTACAAAGTTGCCTCCATATACCTCACGCTGTTTACTGGTTGGTTTGGAAACACTCTTCACTAGACACCTAAGATTGCAACAGGCTTGCTGATAATCGCATCATAACGCCTATTTTTAGTCTTCAAGCAGGAACGCATTCGAAGATTCAATAACGCCTCACTGCTCCAGAATGAAGATAATAATAACACTTGAAAGCTTGCAGCGATGCGACTTGCGTGAGAGTAATACATAGGCCGAACATTTGTGTTTTATCTTTGCGCTCTCTATTCTTCGCCTTCGGTCCGTTTGCGGTGCGAAGCGTACATGATATTCTTCACTCTTCTTCGAATGCTTCGATCTTCATGAagaagcgaacaaaaatttatcaccgaggcgatgattaatagcttagtttagttggctgcagataacggataaaatgtaaaagcaaactgtttccgtattttatttttggaaaccttaTAAGatagtgtgtatgtatgtatgtgtgagtgtACGTATGGGcgacagggttgccacatgcacagattattctgtgtttaacagatatttcaaagaaatcgcctgtacagaatctgtatgcatagaatacagattttcgccaaactacacagattaaacagatttttgagcttttacatgagagtgaaagagaaggaaatagtcagcaaaatgactctctatctctttcactctcattgttttacatcggacagatttttgcacagatatttttcctcgccgtacagattgtcagatttttccaacaaaaaacacagaattatatgtggcatccctgatggGCGAGTGTACGTATGTGTGTACTTATGAACGgtttgcactcacttttctcagagtcgGTAGACAGATTTGGATGGTCTTGGTGACAAATgaaagatcactattgaattttatatctgtatataagtaaacgttatttgaaaactgttctgtttaaacctatcaaacgaaaataaactatatttaaacttgaatacttaggaacgtatataaaaccgtcaaaacgtggaTAACCAAAACATCTATCAAGTGTCGATTTTATGTATTGATGTATGTGTGCTTGCATGTATG harbors:
- the LOC128740002 gene encoding uncharacterized protein LOC128740002; protein product: MKWNIHNIMDFLTVYQKYPALWNVNDKDYRKTRHKDEIFECLYCELDDKQLIGKMDMKQLKAKIKSIKDVYRQELHKIEKSVQSGCASDEVYTPKLAWFNGAYYLEDAVSTKSSNPKAEPDEFSETGQKHVTADSNNCEERRFKSKMLLKTRLPATPMERERAKKRVAYEKSPTELSEAILQLNKIAQNATEEKPYDQFGKFIAAELRQLPERQAVLLQQEIQNCIISFKLSSLENANRSIP